One genomic window of Candidatus Pseudobacter hemicellulosilyticus includes the following:
- a CDS encoding sigma-70 family RNA polymerase sigma factor, protein MQSLTDQDIITQLRSGNHQVYAWIFEQYWQMLFDIAYRKTGEQADSLDMVQDIFTHLWEKRSQLTVDGPLAPWLVGMVKHKVIDWYRQTSKREVQRLALLSYLEQQTGTATTEPLIPFEKTYAHLQQAVDQLPDRMREIYRLHQDERLSVAAIADKLSLQPQSVKNALHKASLLLRKAMEPHLDAAISGLTCSAIWISILFDNN, encoded by the coding sequence ATGCAATCCCTTACCGACCAGGACATCATTACCCAACTCCGATCCGGCAATCACCAGGTATATGCCTGGATTTTTGAACAGTACTGGCAAATGCTGTTTGATATTGCTTACCGGAAAACAGGGGAGCAGGCCGATTCACTGGACATGGTACAGGATATCTTCACCCATCTCTGGGAAAAAAGAAGCCAGCTTACAGTAGACGGTCCCCTTGCGCCCTGGCTGGTTGGGATGGTCAAACACAAAGTGATAGACTGGTACCGCCAGACCAGCAAAAGAGAAGTGCAGCGCCTGGCCCTGCTCAGTTACCTGGAGCAGCAAACAGGCACAGCGACCACTGAGCCGCTCATTCCCTTTGAAAAGACCTATGCCCACCTGCAACAGGCGGTAGACCAACTGCCGGATCGCATGCGCGAGATCTATCGCCTGCACCAGGACGAGCGCCTGTCCGTAGCAGCTATTGCAGACAAACTATCTCTCCAGCCGCAAAGCGTTAAGAATGCCTTGCACAAAGCCTCCTTATTATTACGCAAAGCCATGGAGCCTCACCTGGATGCCGCTATCTCAGGCCTTACCTGCTCGGCCATCTGGATCAGTATTCTCTTTGATAACAATTAG
- a CDS encoding TlpA disulfide reductase family protein, translating to MQSQPAVISGQLATGKTSDTVILIMHGEFSPLGNPEFLPAFEQTIISSGGRFSFATPPLEGPVRVNFYVNTERITTHNILRSDSALINYYVEPGDRIQVTGKPGAYHFSGKGAAKWQYEWEVDSILHLFASRRKEYADNKAGFNHIRFNTDRMNGQRQLLDRYKGRISETMDFIYRANLRTGAYGHYYTSVRAGLRGDSDRVRQAQQLYEQYLTNISVDTASSALLLLSFYPEFLLLKEETDAAYALSLGRLPAPGIYQRISSRYSGTLRDKLLLMSLDREVSRSEVTDSSFAWLLDMVETPRYRKRLEALMASFVSGKPVVDFAFRDRENKVVRLSDFKGKVIFLDMWFTGCGGCVAVAKALPEVEEAFKDRTDVVFVSLSVDLKREEWLPSVDGNRKLNQGTTKAYTHYTTPSTIYLYTAGTGSANDFIRQYVPGAAFPHLLLVGKDGNLFSASPPNPAHPDGKEQLIALIRQALGS from the coding sequence GTGCAAAGCCAACCGGCTGTGATCAGCGGGCAACTGGCTACTGGGAAGACTTCCGATACGGTGATCCTGATCATGCATGGGGAGTTCAGTCCCCTCGGCAACCCGGAGTTCCTGCCGGCTTTTGAACAAACGATCATCAGCTCCGGCGGCCGTTTTTCTTTTGCCACCCCGCCATTGGAAGGCCCGGTGCGTGTAAATTTTTATGTAAACACAGAAAGAATTACCACCCATAATATCCTGCGGAGCGATAGCGCCCTGATCAACTATTATGTAGAGCCGGGTGACAGGATCCAGGTGACCGGAAAGCCTGGCGCCTATCATTTTTCCGGTAAGGGCGCCGCTAAATGGCAATACGAGTGGGAGGTAGACAGCATCCTGCATTTGTTTGCCAGCCGTCGTAAAGAATATGCGGACAATAAAGCCGGGTTCAATCATATTCGTTTCAATACGGACAGGATGAATGGCCAGCGGCAATTGCTGGACAGGTATAAAGGCCGGATCAGTGAAACCATGGATTTTATTTACCGGGCCAATTTGCGGACTGGCGCCTATGGCCATTATTACACCAGTGTGAGGGCCGGGCTGCGGGGCGATAGTGATCGCGTCCGCCAGGCACAACAGTTGTATGAACAATACCTGACCAATATTTCTGTGGATACTGCTTCCTCCGCTTTGCTCCTTTTATCCTTTTACCCGGAATTTCTGTTACTGAAAGAAGAGACAGATGCTGCCTATGCTCTGTCCCTGGGCAGGCTGCCTGCTCCCGGTATCTACCAGCGGATCAGCAGTCGATATTCAGGTACGCTGCGGGATAAACTACTCCTGATGTCTTTGGACAGGGAGGTGAGCAGGAGTGAAGTAACGGATAGTAGTTTTGCCTGGTTGCTGGATATGGTAGAAACTCCCCGCTACCGGAAAAGACTGGAAGCGCTGATGGCTTCTTTTGTTTCCGGTAAACCGGTTGTTGACTTTGCTTTTCGTGACAGGGAAAATAAAGTGGTCCGGCTCAGTGATTTTAAAGGCAAGGTTATCTTCCTGGATATGTGGTTTACTGGTTGCGGAGGCTGTGTGGCTGTAGCCAAAGCCCTGCCAGAAGTAGAGGAAGCATTTAAGGACAGAACAGATGTAGTTTTTGTGAGCCTGTCGGTGGATCTGAAGCGGGAAGAATGGCTGCCCAGCGTGGATGGCAACAGGAAGCTAAACCAGGGGACCACAAAAGCGTATACGCATTACACAACGCCTTCCACCATTTATCTGTATACGGCAGGTACAGGATCCGCCAATGATTTTATCCGGCAATATGTACCCGGCGCAGCTTTTCCGCATTTGCTGCTGGTAGGGAAAGACGGGAACTTATTTTCAGCCAGTCCACCGAATCCTGCACATCCCGATGGTAAGGAGCAACTGATTGCACTGATCCGCCAGGCATTGGGAAGCTGA
- a CDS encoding RagB/SusD family nutrient uptake outer membrane protein, with the protein MRHPLFMIVLLLCPFCFMACGKEFLEKKPNKAQVVPESIGDLQALLDSYGFIDLLASGELASIAADDFFSFEPDLAVYVIPVKNTYFWEKDMYGGYPTLRGWNSPYQAIFYANVVLEGLSRLSPAPHEQAAYDHAKAMALYYRGYAMYILLQGFSAPYTAATAASMPGVPIRSGADVNEVAARSSQEACYQYLINQLEAAIPLLPDHVTTTWRPRKVSAYSMLVRTYLAMENYERAEYYADLSLAAASELLDFNTLNENLARPFPMGDMGVNPEVLQFEHAAEFGYASNAWVDSALYNLYQPNDRRKVCYFNARNGYYIFKGSYSGGSSAMAGPCTDEMYLAKAECLARRNSVQPAMDTLNALLRKRYVTNTLVPLTAATGDEALGIILVERRKELVGRAIRWHDLRRLNKDSRFATTLRRIRSNGSIVELPPGNPRYTFPIPEQEVEKSGIEQNPR; encoded by the coding sequence ATGAGACATCCCCTGTTTATGATAGTACTGCTCCTTTGTCCGTTTTGTTTTATGGCATGCGGCAAGGAATTCCTGGAGAAAAAGCCCAATAAAGCCCAGGTAGTGCCTGAATCCATCGGTGATCTTCAGGCGTTGCTGGACAGTTACGGATTCATTGACCTGCTCGCCAGCGGCGAGCTGGCCAGCATAGCCGCCGATGATTTTTTCTCTTTTGAACCGGACCTCGCAGTCTACGTGATACCGGTAAAGAATACTTATTTCTGGGAGAAGGATATGTATGGCGGGTATCCTACGCTCAGAGGCTGGAATTCGCCTTACCAGGCTATCTTCTATGCCAACGTAGTGCTGGAAGGACTGTCCAGGCTCAGCCCTGCGCCACATGAGCAGGCAGCTTATGATCATGCAAAAGCCATGGCCCTTTATTACCGGGGCTATGCCATGTATATTCTTTTGCAGGGCTTTTCAGCTCCCTATACTGCAGCTACCGCCGCCAGTATGCCGGGCGTACCTATCAGGTCCGGTGCTGACGTCAATGAAGTGGCGGCCAGGAGCAGCCAGGAAGCCTGTTATCAATACCTGATCAACCAGCTGGAAGCCGCTATTCCCCTGCTGCCTGACCATGTTACCACCACCTGGCGGCCGAGAAAGGTGAGCGCCTATAGTATGCTTGTGCGTACCTACCTGGCCATGGAGAATTATGAGCGGGCTGAATATTATGCCGACCTTTCGCTGGCGGCTGCCAGTGAATTGCTCGACTTCAATACGCTGAACGAAAACCTGGCCCGGCCTTTCCCGATGGGCGATATGGGCGTCAATCCGGAAGTGCTGCAGTTTGAGCACGCAGCGGAGTTTGGCTATGCCAGCAATGCCTGGGTGGATTCTGCACTATACAACCTGTACCAGCCAAATGACAGAAGGAAAGTATGTTATTTCAATGCAAGGAACGGGTATTATATTTTCAAAGGCAGCTACTCCGGCGGTTCGTCTGCCATGGCAGGACCCTGCACAGATGAAATGTACCTGGCAAAAGCGGAATGCCTGGCCAGGAGAAATAGCGTCCAGCCGGCCATGGATACGCTTAACGCATTGCTGCGTAAACGGTATGTTACCAATACGCTGGTGCCGCTCACGGCGGCAACCGGGGACGAGGCATTGGGCATCATACTTGTGGAGAGAAGAAAAGAGCTGGTGGGACGTGCTATCCGCTGGCATGACCTGCGCCGGCTGAACAAGGATAGCCGGTTTGCCACTACCCTCAGGAGGATCAGGAGCAACGGCAGTATTGTTGAGCTGCCTCCCGGCAATCCCCGTTATACCTTCCCTATCCCCGAGCAGGAAGTGGAAAAAAGTGGTATAGAACAAAATCCACGTTGA